The Mus musculus strain C57BL/6J chromosome 2, GRCm38.p6 C57BL/6J genome has a window encoding:
- the Mtln gene encoding mitoregulin, producing the protein MADVSERTLQVSVLVAFASGVVLGWQANRLRRRYLDWRKRRLQDKLATTQKKLDLA; encoded by the coding sequence ATGGCGGACGTGTCTGAGAGGACGCTGCAGGTGTCCGTGCTAGTGGCTTTCGCCTCTGGAGTGGTCCTGGGCTGGCAAGCGAATCGGCTGCGGAGGCGTTACCTAGACTGGAGGAAGCGGAGGCTGCAGGACAAGCTGGCAACGACTCAGAAAAAGCTGGACCTGGCCTGA